A segment of the Panicum hallii strain FIL2 chromosome 1, PHallii_v3.1, whole genome shotgun sequence genome:
AGCTTGCGGCCGTGGTCCATGCTCTAAAAATATGGCGCCACTATCTCCTTGGTaatcattgcaatatctacaccAATCATAAGAgtcttaaataaattttcatccaatccgatctcaacatgaggcaacgtAGGTGGCTTGAAttaatcaaagactatgatcttgaagttCACTATCATCCCGGTAAGGCGAATGTTgttgccgatgcactaagccgcaaggcccaatgcaattgtttgactatgggacctcctcttcatactctttgtgatgAATTCCGAAAACTTGAAATGGGCATGGTCAAGGAAGGTTATCTTGGTGCTCTCATAGTCAAGTCCGACCTCTACGATCAAATTaaggaagctcaaaagaatAACAAAGGTATGGCCCGAATTCGTGCTTTCATGAAGGAGGGTAAAGCTCAATGTTTTTCTTGTGATGATTAAGGAGTCCTATTCTTTGGGAAGCGTATTTTCATGCCCAAGGATCACAACTTGAGGCGtttaattcttgatgaagcccataattctcaattctctattcatccgggtagtaccaaaatgtttcaagatctcaagcaaaggttttggtggactcgcatgaagtgGGAAATCGCTCGATACGTCGCCGAGTGTGATGTTTGCCAAAGGGTTAAGGCCGTACATCTTAAACCAGCCGGTACTCTTCAACCTTTGCCTATttcatcatggaagtgggaaaataTTGGAATGGATTTTATCACCGGGTTGCCGAAGACTACTCAAGggtatgattctatttgggtaatcgttgaccgTTTAATCAAATCGGCTTACTTTCTTCCGGTCAAGACTACCTACCGAGCTAAGCAATATGCGGAGTTATATCTTACTCGCATTGTATGCCTTCATGGTTTTCCAAAAACTATTGTCTCTGATCATGGTCCTCAATTTGTTGCCCACTTTTGGAGGAGTCTTCATGAAGCCATGGGAACCGACCTCACCTATAGCACCGCTTATCACCCTCAAACCGACGGCCAAACCAAGAGagtaaatcaaatccttgaagatatgctACGAGCTTGTGCCCTAATATATGAGAAGAAATGGGTCACTTATTTGCCGTTCGtggaattttcttacaacaatagttacctaGAAAGCATCAAAATGTCTCCTTTTGAAGCCCTCTATGGCCGACGGTGTAGAACACCTATCAATTGGTCCGAATCCGGGGAAAGGCCTTTCTTTGGCCTGGATTTGGTGAAAGATGCTGAGGACCAAGTCAAGATTATTCATGAAAATCTTCGCATTGCTCAATCCCGTCAAAAGATCTATGCCGATCGTTGCCACCGTGAACTCCATTTCAAggttggtgatcatgtctatctcaaggtctctCCTTTCAAGGGCACTCGTCATTTCCAAGTAAAGGGTAAATTGGCACCTCGTTTCGTCGGACCCTTCCGAATCACTAAAAGGGTTGGAGTAGTGGCTTATCAATTGGATCTTCTCCAATCACTTTCCGCCATTCTCAATgtgttccatatctctcaattgaagaaaTGTCTCCGTGTCCCGACCGATGTCGTCAACCTCGAAATGCTTGATCTTCAAGCGGGCCTCACCTATGAAGAGCATCCCATTGCCATTCTTGATTATGATGAAAGGAAAGTGAAGCGAAGCatggtgaagtttgtgaaagttcaatggagcaaccaCTCCGAGGATGAAGCCATGTGGGAACGTGATGATCGTTTACGTCAAGACTACCCCGACTTCCTCCCTAGGTAAGCCCTCAAGCTCTCCTCTACCTCACCCACTTCCTTCATGAAGTCTATCTTTGTAGATATCTTATATGTGTACACAATCACCTCAAAGAAAAACTAGAGATATCCTACTAACCCACACCACCCATGCCTTTGTACATCCTCTCTTCGATGTTTATCTTGTCTAGGTGAATTTGGCCTTAATACACTCGAAGTCTTATCGCTACCCATCTACCAAATCTCGAGGCGAGATTTTCTTAAGGGGGGTGAATTGTCACGTCCCAAAACTTTTTAACATAATAAAAAATTAagcaacatcatcatgagcatcattcaAGCATAATGGAGCATCATGTGCATATGATTGTTTGAGATAATTGAATTTTTAGCTTTGTTTAAGAAGAAGATTGTGAAGGAAGTTCAAATTTTGTTAAGTAACTATGCCCCCAAAATTTTTTCTCAAATACTAGGTTTCAAATGATGAATTTTGAATATTTTGTGAGAATTTTTGGATGTTTAACCGGAGCCATAAAATTGTTGGAAAAATTGAAAACTGTAGTTTGCTCGAATTATTGTGAGCAATCCTTAAGAGCTTTTTGAGTGTTTGTTGTTGTATTATGTTCTTGGTGATTTAATCTTGCTCTAGTAAATGTTTGATGAAGTTTGGAGCTTGGGAAGTACATGATTTTGAATTGAGAATTTGATTTTCCGAATTTCTTTATTTCCTTTCTCACCCGGGCCCACCCGTtagcccctctctctccccgcgtGATGCGGCCCGGCGTCGTCGGTTGGCCAGCCGCGGCGGTGTCGCCACGCCGTCGGCCGCTGGCTGGTCCAGCATGGCCGTGGGGCGACGCCACCCGGCGCCCgcgccctctctctctctccctcgggTGCATTTCGTCCTCCCCgcgaaaccctagccgcgcTCGAATGCCGCAACTTCTTCCTTCTCCCGCCACCCGCCGCGATTCGTCACCACCGGCGAACCTCCGCTCGATTCCACGCGCGCGCAGCACCCCCTCCTCCACCTCGCTCGGTTCCaaccctccgccgcctccctccccgCTCGCAGCCGCTCCCCGACACGCGCCTCTATCCGCCTCCGCCACtcttcgccgcgccgccgcccgccgccttggGCTGCCCAGCCGTGTCGCGGGTGAGCTTCCTTGCTGCGCCAGGCTCCTCCTACGCGCGCGGCTCCCCGCCCGTTCGTGCCCTTAGCCGAGCCCCCTTTGTCGCCTGTACACTTAGTTGTGAATTATTTTTGCCAAAGTGAATGAATTGCTTAATAATTGTTAGGATgctctaaaaatgtcaaactaaatCCTATTGGAATCCTGGTGAAATGTTATATCTAGGGGTACAATTTGTACAAATGATTTTACGCTGTTTAATAGGATTTTGGAGTGTTAAATGATATTTTGCTTCCAAGCTTGTCTAAATTATAACTTTTGCTCAAAAGGTGATAAAATGTCCAAACCACCTCTGTTAGCTTTACCTTCATGTCTAGTTTCCCTGTTAATTTCCTGAGAAATTATGAAAATGTTTAACTtatcttttaagatttaacttgtttaAAGTGGCTGAAAATTGTGGAATTCATAAATAATCCTAATGAAATAGTTTTGTTGCAAATCCAACTCCCATGAGCTCCTAATGATGTCCTCTGCATGCAAACATTAAACCTTGATTTATGCTTGCTATATAAGTTGTTTTGAACAACCCTCATTTTGATTCTTATATTTGCAAACGTAATCGGTGAGCTCCATATTTAGTGTTCGCGTGCTTCTTTGTTATATGTGATGCTCATTTTTCATTTCATCGTATCATTTTCATATTATCGACATCATGCtaatgcatacattccattcatgcattatagtgaccgaaacGCTGGAGAACGAGCCCATTGGGCCCGCCGAGATCGTCGAAACCAAGCTGGGAGTTGAATTTGTTGTCGAGCCGGAAgataaccaaggcaagcagctaagcatgattcgtTGATCCATTTAATTTGATTTGGATTTAGTTATCTCACTCGGGTATATATATGTTATGCTAACTATTATCTATTGCATCATCGGTCCTATTTTTGTACCTTGACCTCCCTTGTTTTTACATACCATGTCTTGAAACTTAGGGTTAGCAACGGATCACTTGATaaatgcttagccatgcttagaaTTAATCCGTAAATTGAGAAGAATTATTGAGAATAGGATCACTTGCACCACACACAACTTCTTTTTATCTTGCTAGCAATTGTCCGGGTTTGGGATGTTGGAAGTTTGTatcggtctagttggaaaaGAAATGGTTTCATGGTTTGGGCAGGATGTAGGGCCTcgagaaaggagtctcgtagGCATAGTTCGCTTGAATCGATTAAGGACCGTCCTTGGATGACCTCGGTTTTGAGCATATTATCGTACTACCATATATCCAATCATGGTATGGATGAGCCGATTACCCTCTAAGTATTAATCTTTGAAGCatggtcctagatgcgtggccatagggctttgtagagaggcttaggggtatCCCCGGTGGATCTAGGTAACTCTCCACGCAagctaggcgtgatgttcaacggttgagacttgtcgggaaaggttgatgcgagtacccccttgctCAACGTGATCGGTTGAGTGAGtagcatggtccttgtgtcgtgtgggtaaagaagtacacccttgcaaggttaactaatcaattcgaattgccgcgctcttgattatgagcaagctcaatatCCAGTGAATTCTTCGTAGAAGTATCGTTTTTGTTTGGATGTGGTACGTGTCACCTCATGATACTTAATTGTTTTGTAGTTCaattaactaaaacttgaggtggTTTGGGTAagataattaaaatgctagggaGGTAGGTGTTGGATTAGAGAGGTCACGCTTATATGCTAATGCAAATTACTTAGCCCTAAAGATTTATTTTGTGGGCCTTCATTTGCATAATCCTTGGTTATTAATTAattgcgtaagtcttgcgagtacctttgcaCTCATGTTTCCTTgttaactaagttgcaggtgagccggaggttgtgtttggccacttctaTACTACCGACCCCGGTGCGGGCGAGGAGTAGGTCGATGCGGCCtagatggtgtccttgagcaagacccCATCAATTAATCTTTATTTAGTTATCCGCTGCGAACTCATTAttttggggatgacatgttcaACTTTTAATTTGATAAACTATATCCCTTACTAATGTTAAGTagtgagcccgaggcttgtatGTTGTTGTTGAACTTTAATTTCGGATTTGAACTTATCCTTTGTTGAACTTGTAATGTTTAGCGTAACCTTTATTGcttaaaatttgctctttgtggCCTATCGGTGATATATGAGATTGTGACggtatgtgtatatgcatgatcttgggcatatggtggagcacataccgggacaaccagatttgatattatttttggAGAATGACGAGTTGGTCATTTAtaatttagatgtgggttaacacggGGCATGCTCTTAGCGCGAGcacgtgttagctctcatcttaatGCTAATGACCGGCAGTTCGcttaaaatgatgttaaatGGGGCGGTTATCACAAATAATAATAAtagaataataataataattattattattCTACAATAATTCAACAAAGCTCCTTAGTCCTTTCCATGCTCGCCTGGTTATATATATAGTCCGGGTGTGGCATGGAACCTTTTGTGTTAGAATAACCTACAAGTCAGGCAAGCAACTCTTGTAGGCTAGCTCTCCCTCTCAGGCTCTCTGACCATTTCGAGCTCTCGTCCTTCCATTCTGTGCGTTGCCATGGGGATTTCTTGCGTCACCCCCTCCGGATGCGTCATCGCCGCGACCAACTACCACACGCCGTTCATCGTCGGCAAGGGAGGCCATGCTCATGGCAGAGGCGCGCTGCTCCCCTCATCGCCACTGAGGAAGCGCTGCAGTGGCAGTATGATGACTTGCAGTACGCGTGGTGGGGTTGTCAATACCATCTCTCCCATTGCATGGAGTGGCTTCAGGTGCCCGTCTGGCTCCAGCGTCATCGCCAAACAAAGCTTCCGGGATTGGGATCGTGGAGTTCCTTGCGGGGAATGTAATAGCCCTAGGTTAATTAAAATGATAAACATATCAGCATAAGCATCATCGAGCATTGATCATGATTAGAATGCACAAAACTATATGGCTAAGCCCTATCAAAATTATAGAGGCAAACAGTCGGCACCCCACTTGCGGATGGTCCACTACTGACTTCCCGGCAGGAGGCGGATCTAATGGGGGGGAGGGAACAAGCCCCACTACCTCCCCAAAATCAATGGATACCCCCTAAGTCCCCCTCCATTTTCATGAATAAAGAATGAAGAAGAGAAGTGgaggaaaaagaagagaagggagATGAGCCTCCTCTTCACTTAGCTGCTGGATTTGCCACTGCTTCCCGGTGCGTGTCAAGCCTGCAGGACTTGAACGTCACGTACCCCCATGGGCCCCACATGTCAGCCCGAGAACCATCTATACCAGAGCACCTCTTGCTCTCTCGCTCCCTCCCCATTCACTCAAACTTCATTCTTTCTCTCTCTACTCCAAGCCATGGAGGAGCTCCACCTTCTCCCCCACTATTGAAGCGTCTCCACCTTGCTAGAGCTTCGCCTGAGGACGCCGGAGATCGATGCTGACGAGCTGCACCACATTTATTTCCTCTTTTTCCTTGGGGCTAGGAGCTTCCCCAAGTTCTTCCCCAACTGTCAGTGTTTAACCTCctagcccaccgagggatacccccaaggtggtagattgtaggtggggtgtcaccgagatcagaaactcgaaggtgaaaggaacataaagtttagacaggttcgggccaccgagagcgtaatgccctacgtcctgtgtggtggtatGTATTGCTTTAGATGTGTGTGCATGAGGCATGAGTTGTCCCTCATGTTGTGGTTGTGCCGATCTATGcacccctgccctcctttatgtACTCGAGGGGGTAGGGTTCCTAGTCGGTTACAAGGTAGGAGGATTACAGGGTAGAGTCCTCGTAGGATTACATAGGAATCCTAATAGGAGTCTGACTTCTTCCTTCCTTGCGAGTAACTTCCTTGAGGGTACCCGGGGATCTATCCCTGCCAAGCCCCCGAGTCTTcttagccgagtactgcagccTTCCAAGTACTTATGAAggtgtcttcgagttcttccgaaCTTCGATCTTGAAgttgtcttccgagtactttcttggctacATCGAGGTTGTGAGGTGCTCATATCCCAAGTATTCTTCAAGTCTTCCTTTATATGGGGTGCagttaaactcgcactccatatgaagtagcccccgaggtttaggttgaatcgaagaattagGCTGAAGGtgaaattagtcttgaatcttctatctttatcttccaaaaatttgaaaaataagccatcgatgacacgtgtcccgcagcctcTGAGCCTTAAATCCATATCCCAAGGTTTGAAAAAAAAGATCCAGTGAATCGTGGCATGAGTTGTGTAAAAACTTAAGagtttgaattgatggttaaagtGGGTAAATTAGttcagaaattcgaaaacctcttttttcgggattgcatccctgaaaaaatggttaagcaaataatTTTCCTAAAGAAAATccaaaattaccgctcaaaacaaatctcATCTGGCGATCATTGCGAAGTGTAGCAGTAGCCGGGTACTGTTAGTACTTAGGTGGCCGAAGTATCGTGTCGATGGTCGAGCCGTTTCTCACGCCCAGCCAGACGAGCCGCACGAGGTATGCCGATGTGTTTTTGAGGCCTAGCCCCCGAGCCAGGGAGGCAGACGAGCCACCAAAGGCATGACGAGTGCCCTGTCGCATCCAGCCCCGGAGCATGGGAGCCAGATGAGTCGCCAAAGGTACGCCATATGCCCTGTCGTgcccctgcaaggtaaacataaaaatgtgttgtaactgatatacatgatacCAAGTTGGGAGCGGATCCCGAcattgtaaaatgcatgatAAAAAATCGCATCTTGCTCTTGtgaggccatgtaatttccccgagtagttagcctgttacgtttaagcacctaaTCACTGATAGCCGTAACACATAGCGTAGGGAGCTGATCACATGCACGTGTAGGAACATAGGCGTATAGGAGAGTCAAGGTTTCatgattaaggcgtgtgctacctgagtactttagcaaccgttaacaGAAGACAACGAATGCAGAAAAAGTTAGTTGGCACGCGACAAAGGGAATGCGCGTTGCGCATAAAGTAGTTGGCGAGAACGTGTGTTGCAGTGTGTATGTCTGTAGATTGTAGCCGATGTGAGCCCAACACAACTCAGTGTACCAAGCGCATGGGTGGCACCCTACGAACTCGATGTACCGAGCGTGTGGGCTGTTAGTCATCAAACTCtagaagtagtcgatcatggtgtagcccccgagggtaaTTCCCATcaagaggcgtacccaaaatagtagccgatcctgtgaagaacaagtcggaaaaggtataagtaaCTTAGCTTGATTTGTGGACGATTGTCAACGAGGCTGCAGCGGTCATCGATGGAGCcacgacggtttgttgatgaagccgactagtcggagtcaattCTGACTAGTTGttgatagtgtgaagctcaCTCCTGGCTAGTTTTCTTATCGAGACAAGTAGTCGGAGTAGTCGTCGGCGGATCGCCAAGCATCCTCGCGGCGCGAGCTggagtcgagccgagtagttgAGGTCGTCGCCGTGGTGCGAGCTGGAGTAAAACCaggtagtcgaggtcgatgatGGCATGTCGATGTTGTAGGGCGACCTGGAGTCGAGCCGATCATGAGTAGGAACCGGGTTGGATCCGGACTCGTCCTTGCGGTTTCCAATTAGATTGTAAAGTTGAATTTCACCGAGATCATTGACAAGGTCGTCGACATCACGGCAGGATGCTGGAGCGGATGCCGTCAGCTCCCTGGTGTTGGCGAGGTGGTTGTTGAAGCCACCACGACTGTTGGCGATGCAGAACTAGAAGCCGAAGGTGAATGTcatgccctcgtcgagcacaacgctggtgaagttgaatgatgccatcaagctctccagtggatcttcgatgagcGTCCCTACTTGGCGTgacagctgtcggtgtttaacctcctagcccaccgagggatacccccaaggtggtagattgtaggtaggGTTGTCGCTAAGATCAGacacttgaaggtgcaaggaatacaaagtttagacaggttcgggcagccgagagcataataccctatattctgtgtggtggtttgtattgccttagatgtgtGTGCATGAGGCAGGAGTTGTCCCTCATGTTATGGTTGTGCCGATCTATGCACCCCTGCCTCCCTTTATGTACTCTAGGGGGTAGGGTTCCTAGTCGGTTACAAGGTAGGAGGATTACAGGGTAGAGTCCTAGTAAATCCTAGTAGGAGTCCGACTTCTTCCTTCCTTGCGAGTAGCTTCCTTGAGGGTACCCGGGGATCTATCCCAGACACCAACCTTATCCTCTCCTTCAAGCTTCAAGCAAAGAACAAGCTCGAGCTTCCGCAAGGCCTTGACTTGCAGCTTTTGCCGGTGTTCCACCCGTTGCCGATGAGAACATCCCATCCCAAATCCTTTCCCATTGCTCTAGATTTTGAAGCCATGAAACCCGTCTAGAGCCCAATCACCATTAATAGCCTAGAGCTATGGAACCTTAATGCATATGTGTTCTAGTTGGCGGACGGACTCCCCACGCTTCCAGGAACCTTTAGGAACAAACCCCATTCCAAATGGTTGCCAGAATCGGCGACGGCAAACCTTCCGATGAGCCTCGGCTTCCCCATCGGAAATTTTCCATTGCTCGGGTCGGAAATTTTCTGTCGCCCAGACCGGAAATTTCAGACAGCACCCTACTTAAACGTCCATAACTTTTTACTCTAGACTCCGAATTCGATGATCTTGGACTTTATGAAAAGCTTATTAAGAGAACTATCCAACCAACTAAAGAAAAGCCCAAGACAACCGAGTGTAAGTGTTGTAATAAGCATATATTCTACCTATCTAGCCTATTTAATCATGGTTTTGCAAAAATGTTAAAGCATGCTTACTCATATCATTGCAAtcattcatggcatacattgtACTCTTGTGGAGACCGTGACACCAATGCAAGATGAGGGTAAGCCCGAGTCGGAGATGTAGGAGATGACACCTCCGTTGATAACCAAGACAGGCACCTATGCATCTCTTATCCCTTTTTTTGGACCAATGAAGTATATATGTCTTGTTTGTGTATGAGTTACTATATGTATCAGTGATTGCTTAGAACCTATTTGATGCATTACCAACCTTGTTTAGAATATTATTTCATAGGTGAGTATGCTTGAATAGTGTTAttgccataatttagctgggccagaaggtgggccgcaaGTAAGATGGGCTCAAAGCATAGTCgcagtgggcttgcgaatcggcccctgcgcgggcattttaaggccaggattggccatgtatctagataggtgtgtgcgtttaaattggcttagatagagatagtctggattcatgtcgtagtcagttaggattggttaggaaaggcaagtctccagactataaatatgtaccttggactacGAATGAAACATGAACAACAAtcattcacaaacaactctcggtgcatcgccacccctgttctagggtttctctcgggtaagtgccgtgcagcccggatcacgcttcgcgtgatcggggcggcatcgTTCCTacctgtttatctttgtgttcctCGTActaaagcgttgttgatggcgagtagcactagttatcttaacgcttatagggatgcatcggcttttatgctatattcatgcgttgcttgttatctgtaagcgtttagctgtcctcgtgcccgatctTGGGTgagagggcagcaccttgctctgctttcatttagtagatccaatctgttatggttagtctttgttcatcaatgatttagtttaatatccgcatgattaggcccttcaaacgagttaaatgatccggcagaacgtttgatgctttgcattaacctaaagagggattgttccgggaatcggctttctgttggtttttaggcctttgtttaggttgttattctgttatctttcgtatttgttaggcttaaccacgcgtaggatgttccagttatgcggtgaaagctttaatcgttgtagattgaattagcttattgattacagagcaagtttatcttaccatcggatatgtgtgctttgtttaaatacttagatccgatctgataccgGAAGACAATCAGCTCTTTACAACCGATATCGAGAATCATCCGATGAGCTGATCACGGCTCGGTCTAATGtttgaacgtgtctgtgcatgcagaaaactaaTTGAAATCACTTTTATACCTTCCTGGTCAGGTACAAgatcaggtggcatgcctagcaacccagacgctaGGTCGTGTGTCGGATCCTGGGCTGTTGACTGAGGGACcgaggcccaccagcagtcccgggagcctcccggttcctcgtgttgcctgtcgctgctcgccggtggattttgaccgacaacaaatAGGTGTCATGAATTATgtgcttagccatgcttagtTACACTAGAAGACGAGAGGTGGTAAGGTCACCACCACTCGTGAGCTACAGGGTGTATGTTTAATTCCACATGATTAATTAAGGTGAATAAATGGTGAGCAAATATGAATGATGACTTGAGCAAGTATGGTAGACCTATGTTGGGAGTGGAACTCAAATGGCTACACTTGCTTGGTCAATTAAGGATCGACGCATAATCGCTTTGATACTTGAACACTTGTCCGTACAAATCCCATACATATTATGGGAATGGTAAGCTAAGTAGCATAAGTCTGCATCTTGCCTTGAGCGGATTCGGTGCGGATTGCGATGGAGTGTGATCGGCGGTTCCAGTACACTTATTCCTTCCGGCCGTTCGCTCATAGCCGGGTATGGGTACGTGAAAGGTTGAGGCATGAATCAACACTTATCCTTGGCCATGGATATGATCATTGGTCTTTCTCTCGTATGGAAAAAATTGTATACCCTGCAGGGCTTTTATCTATTGCAATTGCTGCGCTCTAGGTCATTAACGTATAGTTGCCAAGGAAGTTCACGGAAGATTGAGCTCATGAATTATGATCATTTTATTTATGCAATTGTATTGATGTATGGAATAGAGATCGTAGATGCTATATCTTTTCCTTATTATGACTTGATCAAATGTAGATATTTTTatgtaaaatttaaatactATAACTTTTTTCTTGCTGCCTAACCAAATGCATTCTATTTAAGGTTGGACAAGTATATACCCATATTGGATAAGTTTTGGATGTATGCATAGTCAAGCTCAACCAACCAACCAATTCTGAAGATCTGATCGCCACCAGGCACACAACGCGCCTCTGCACATCCGGGTCACCAAACAGATCGAATTCAGTTAGAACCGGAAAGATCCTTGCTTGCCTCGTCATGTGCAGAACCGCAGAAATAATGCAGACTGGCTTCTCCCATCTAGTACTGTCAGCCGCAAGCCACAAGTACACATTAGCAGAGCTGAGGCCATAATATCTTTCTGAGGCAAAAGCTTGTAATTTTGATAAGGTTTGACCTATTTAGTTTGATAAATAATGAACAGATCTTTGAGAATTCTCTTACAAACCTTCCCTATTCATCATCCCTATAAATATCACAATTCTACAGTTTCTACTCCACACAACCCCCTAAAAAACAGAGGAAAGAAATAATAAACCTATACATTATTTGTACGAGATGCCATGGCCGTGCAAGCCAtgaacagaggaagaagagggcgaAGAGAAGTCAGCCACGGCGTGCCAGAAATCCAAGGACCCACGGGTACATCGACGACCGTGGCACTGTGGAGCCCGTAATTGGCTGCTTAATTCAGCTGCAGCGGCGCGGATCGCCGGTCATTCGGGCGGCCGGCCTTCAGTCCGCTCGGATCCGCTTCTTTGGCGGCAGGGTGCGGGACACGGTGGTGACGTTGCGCGTGACGGGGAAGAAGGCCCGGCGCGCCGACAGCGCCGCGGACGACGGGAGCTTGCGCTTGGCGGCGGGCAGCGGCCACCGCCGGCACCTGCAGCCTGCGCCCCTCCGACGGCAGCGCCGTGGGCTCCGCCGCGGGATCCTGGCTTCCCGCTGTGGGGGAGGCTGCCGGCtccgcgcccggcgcccgcaGCCGGCTCCCCTTAGACGTCGGCCTCGTGGGCTACGCCGCCTGACCCTGGGCTCCTGCCGCGGGCGAGGCCACCGAAGCcggagttttttttaaaaaaggttaaaaaaattaaaattcgaaaaaaagGTTGCGGCTGAGAatatttcgaaaaatgggtgcctcccacCCAATAAACGGGTGGGATGAGACAtgccgcccatccaacgggcggggggtcggCGGGGGCTCGAAAATTTTTtcgcaggggcctcttcgcaaaaGTTACGCGACGTCCCGCCGTTCCAACGGGCGGGGTGTCTTCCGAGGAGCATCCCGCCCGTTAGGAGGGCGGAAGGTTaccccgaggggcatcccgcccccccccccccaacgggcgggaggttgccccgaggggcatcccgcccttccaacgggcgggatatcacccccactatttaagcccccacccacccctaattctcataatattcatcaaaaatcaacaaaaaaga
Coding sequences within it:
- the LOC112896670 gene encoding serine/arginine repetitive matrix protein 1-like, with translation MATRVLLPYWRRRVLVWTYITKHEIYLSSVVYCGHVYIDTYWRGAGCGRRARLRWPRPRQEPRVRRRSPRGRRLRGAGCGRRARSRQPPPQRCRRRGAGCRCRRWPLPAAKRKLPSSAALSARRAFFPVTRNVTTVSRTLPPKKRIRAD